A DNA window from Chlamydia buteonis contains the following coding sequences:
- the gatC gene encoding Asp-tRNA(Asn)/Glu-tRNA(Gln) amidotransferase subunit GatC, with protein MTQPYVTREEIILLAKSSALELSEELIQEYESSLNEVIKTMAASIAMDVTDVVIEVGLSHVISPEDLREDIVASSFSREEFLTNVPESLGGLVKVPTVIK; from the coding sequence ATGACACAACCCTATGTAACTAGAGAAGAAATTATTCTTTTGGCGAAGAGTTCAGCTCTGGAATTAAGCGAAGAGCTTATTCAAGAGTATGAAAGTTCTTTGAATGAAGTCATTAAAACTATGGCAGCGTCCATTGCTATGGATGTAACAGACGTGGTTATTGAGGTTGGTTTATCGCATGTTATCAGTCCCGAAGATTTACGAGAAGATATCGTTGCCTCAAGTTTCTCTCGTGAGGAGTTTCTTACTAATGTCCCTGAATCTTTAGGGGGATTAGTAAAAGTACCCACAGTAATTAAGTAG
- a CDS encoding DUF5422 family protein, with protein sequence MNCREVCKKSSQIYFDSTFPERVLARRCQNKAQQYPKTAMTIEVLASVIFGTLKIITFPLMTFSNLILIPLTLIITSIRSRDCSQALSYFTAWVISLLVSAMIIGAIFGLVMISPQVVFFMIGVFGALGASATLLNIHRGLFPVKSLQTQEIKRTASLEESASSPSIAELSPTLNQQNSSEAANLDA encoded by the coding sequence ATGAATTGTCGTGAAGTTTGTAAAAAAAGCTCACAGATTTATTTCGATTCTACTTTTCCCGAGAGGGTTTTAGCGCGTCGCTGTCAAAATAAAGCTCAACAATATCCAAAGACAGCCATGACCATTGAAGTGTTAGCCTCTGTTATTTTTGGTACACTTAAAATTATCACTTTCCCTCTAATGACATTCTCAAACTTAATATTAATCCCGCTTACCTTGATAATAACAAGCATCCGATCAAGAGACTGTAGCCAAGCTCTTTCTTATTTCACCGCTTGGGTGATTAGTTTGCTAGTTTCTGCAATGATCATCGGCGCTATTTTCGGTTTGGTGATGATCTCTCCGCAAGTAGTTTTCTTTATGATCGGTGTCTTCGGAGCCCTGGGCGCTAGCGCTACTCTTTTAAACATTCACAGGGGATTATTTCCTGTAAAATCTTTACAAACTCAAGAGATTAAAAGAACTGCAAGCTTAGAAGAAAGCGCCTCTTCTCCATCCATCGCAGAACTCTCGCCGACACTTAACCAGCAAAATTCTTCTGAAGCCGCGAACCTTGATGCGTAA
- the gatB gene encoding Asp-tRNA(Asn)/Glu-tRNA(Gln) amidotransferase subunit GatB has product MSNVYADWESVIGLEVHVELNTESKLFSCARNRFGDEPNTNISPVCTGMPGSLPVLNKEAVRKAVLFGCAVEGEVALLSRFDRKSYFYPDSPRNFQITQFEHPIVRGGHIKAIVQGEERSFELAQAHIEDDAGMLKHFGEFAGVDYNRAGVPLIEIVSKPCMFCADDAVAYATALVSLLDYIGISDCNMEEGSVRFDVNISVRPKGSEELRNKVEIKNMNSFAFMAQALEAERCRQIDAYLENPNKDPKTVIPGATYRWDPEKKKTVLMRLKERAEDYKYFIEPDLPVLQLTEAYIDEIRNTLPELPFNKYQRYLHEYTLAEDIAAILISDKHIANFFELAARECKNYRALSNWLTVEFAGRCKLKGKNLAFSGILPSSVAQLVNFIDKGVITGKIAKDIADMMMECPEKSPETILKENPEMLPMTDESALVAIICEVITANPQSVIDYKSGKTKALGFLVGQIMKRTQGKAPPNRVNELLLVELGK; this is encoded by the coding sequence ATGAGCAATGTTTATGCTGATTGGGAATCCGTCATAGGTCTTGAAGTCCACGTAGAATTAAACACAGAATCCAAATTATTTAGTTGTGCACGCAACCGTTTTGGAGACGAGCCTAATACAAATATATCTCCTGTATGCACCGGCATGCCGGGGTCACTTCCTGTACTGAATAAAGAGGCTGTGAGAAAGGCAGTTTTATTTGGGTGTGCTGTTGAGGGTGAAGTAGCTTTGCTAAGCCGTTTTGATAGAAAGTCCTATTTTTATCCCGATAGCCCAAGGAATTTTCAAATTACCCAATTTGAACATCCTATTGTGCGAGGAGGACATATAAAAGCTATCGTTCAAGGTGAAGAACGTAGTTTTGAACTTGCTCAAGCGCATATCGAAGATGATGCCGGTATGTTAAAACATTTCGGAGAATTTGCTGGAGTAGATTATAACCGCGCAGGTGTACCTTTAATAGAGATTGTTTCTAAGCCCTGCATGTTTTGTGCTGATGATGCTGTTGCTTATGCCACAGCTCTGGTATCTTTATTAGACTACATAGGCATTTCTGACTGTAATATGGAAGAAGGTTCGGTACGTTTTGATGTAAACATATCAGTACGTCCTAAAGGTAGCGAAGAACTGCGCAATAAAGTAGAGATTAAAAACATGAACTCCTTTGCTTTTATGGCGCAAGCTTTAGAAGCAGAGCGTTGTCGTCAGATTGATGCGTATTTAGAAAATCCAAATAAAGACCCCAAAACTGTTATTCCGGGAGCTACATACCGTTGGGATCCCGAAAAGAAAAAAACAGTGTTGATGCGTCTTAAGGAACGGGCTGAAGATTACAAATATTTCATAGAGCCTGATCTTCCAGTGTTGCAGTTAACAGAAGCTTATATTGACGAAATTCGTAATACGCTTCCTGAGCTCCCTTTTAACAAATACCAAAGGTATTTGCACGAATATACTCTTGCCGAGGACATCGCAGCGATTTTAATTAGTGATAAGCATATTGCCAACTTCTTTGAATTAGCCGCTCGAGAATGTAAAAACTACAGAGCCCTTTCTAATTGGTTAACTGTTGAGTTTGCCGGACGTTGTAAACTCAAGGGTAAGAATCTAGCTTTCTCAGGTATCCTTCCCAGTAGTGTAGCTCAGCTTGTTAATTTTATTGATAAGGGAGTGATTACTGGAAAGATTGCTAAGGATATCGCGGACATGATGATGGAATGTCCTGAAAAGAGTCCTGAGACTATCCTCAAAGAGAATCCTGAAATGTTGCCAATGACAGATGAAAGTGCATTAGTTGCGATCATTTGTGAAGTGATTACCGCGAATCCGCAGTCTGTTATAGACTACAAAAGTGGTAAGACCAAGGCTTTAGGATTTTTAGTTGGACAAATTATGAAACGTACCCAGGGCAAGGCCCCTCCAAATAGGGTGAATGAGCTTTTGCTTGTGGAATTAGGTAAATAA
- a CDS encoding IncV family inclusion membrane protein, translated as MGNPLDPLGQSHQPIPRNQVPASHTGSGKRIGATSLGFFGRLLSLPDRNPKMRYTFDIGIIAIAIISIIGILVASQGQGLLLFGLIPGFIFGALGLTMLVSDIANTPKSQKIADTITAVLLPFILLGIASALIASAYFTVGGSTLILANPQFLMGFMTIGLALVSLSKVTFQHFKTQALIKAQQKVIDISEQSITPNVPSERDVRRVSQERRRDFASEARREHEDQENRTHTRHRHISKNSQGVLHHTFRNHSEVSEAHSDSISVENREHPLFLKSDFEFLHDAYNPFSYNYKAPSSLPLEESSSSAQNVPLGQPVAGEPVGPGPLTSTPRRVSRIEAVSSTRSRSRDEEQQSKDPSHSSDDESSDAEGSEPENKQNRKKRKKKN; from the coding sequence ATGGGTAATCCTTTAGATCCTTTAGGGCAATCACACCAACCTATTCCAAGAAATCAAGTGCCCGCATCGCATACCGGCTCTGGTAAGCGTATCGGAGCGACTTCCCTAGGATTTTTTGGAAGGCTGCTTTCTCTTCCCGATCGCAATCCTAAGATGCGTTACACCTTTGACATAGGGATTATTGCTATTGCTATTATCTCGATCATTGGTATTCTTGTCGCCTCTCAGGGACAGGGTTTATTACTATTTGGATTAATTCCCGGCTTTATCTTTGGTGCTTTGGGATTGACTATGCTAGTTTCCGATATTGCCAACACACCAAAGTCACAAAAAATTGCCGATACGATCACAGCTGTCCTTTTACCCTTTATTCTTCTAGGCATTGCTTCGGCTTTAATTGCCTCAGCATACTTCACTGTTGGGGGAAGTACGCTTATTCTGGCGAATCCTCAATTCCTTATGGGCTTTATGACTATAGGTCTGGCTTTAGTATCATTGAGCAAGGTCACATTCCAACACTTTAAAACTCAAGCTTTAATAAAGGCCCAGCAAAAAGTTATAGATATTTCTGAACAGTCTATAACTCCAAATGTGCCTTCTGAAAGGGATGTAAGACGTGTTTCTCAGGAAAGAAGGCGGGATTTTGCTTCCGAAGCTCGACGTGAGCATGAAGATCAAGAAAATCGTACGCATACACGGCATAGACATATCAGCAAAAACTCCCAAGGAGTACTTCATCATACATTTAGAAATCACTCAGAAGTCTCAGAAGCCCATTCCGACTCTATATCCGTAGAAAATAGAGAACACCCCCTATTTTTAAAGAGTGATTTCGAATTCCTCCATGACGCATATAATCCATTTTCCTATAACTACAAGGCTCCCTCCTCATTACCTCTAGAGGAATCGTCATCTTCTGCACAGAATGTTCCTTTAGGTCAGCCTGTGGCTGGAGAGCCTGTGGGCCCAGGGCCTCTCACCTCCACACCACGGAGGGTAAGTCGCATAGAAGCAGTATCCTCAACAAGATCTCGTAGTAGAGACGAAGAACAACAAAGTAAAGATCCGAGTCATAGTAGCGATGACGAATCTTCTGATGCGGAAGGTTCGGAGCCAGAAAACAAACAAAATAGGAAAAAAAGAAAGAAGAAAAATTAA
- the gatA gene encoding Asp-tRNA(Asn)/Glu-tRNA(Gln) amidotransferase subunit GatA, translating into MYRKSALELRNAVVSGESSATAIAKYFYNRIKTEDNQIGAFLSLCEERAYEKAAIIDAKRARGEPLGKLAGVPIGIKDNIHIRGLRTTCASKMLENYTAPFDATVVERIEAEDGVILGKLNMDEFAMGSTTQYSAFHPTKNPWDLSCVPGGSSGGSSAAVSARFCPIALGSDTGGSIRQPAAFCGVVGFKPSYGAVSRYGLVAFGSSLDQIGPLTTVVEDVALAMDVLAGKDNRDATSQKFFTGSFQEALSLEVPSLIGVPMGFLDGLRDDVKENFFASLSVLEGQGSRIVEVDLNILDHAVSVYYIVASAEAATNLARFDGIRYGYRAPEAHSIEDIYTISRVQGFGKEVMRRILLGNYVLSAERQSVYYKKGSAIRVKIIQAFQKAYEKCDVIAMPVCSCPAFADGEILDPTSLYLQDIYTVAMNLAYLPAIAVPSGFSREGLPLGFQVIGQKGKDQQVCQVGYSFQEHSGIKNLYPKGCNKLFDGEVK; encoded by the coding sequence ATGTATCGGAAGAGTGCCTTAGAGTTAAGAAATGCCGTAGTTAGTGGAGAGTCTTCGGCTACAGCAATAGCAAAGTATTTTTATAATAGAATAAAAACAGAAGACAATCAGATAGGAGCTTTTCTTTCTCTTTGTGAAGAAAGAGCCTATGAGAAAGCAGCTATCATAGATGCGAAACGTGCGCGAGGAGAACCTTTGGGGAAACTCGCGGGTGTCCCCATTGGAATAAAAGATAATATTCATATTCGGGGGTTGCGCACTACTTGTGCTTCTAAAATGTTAGAAAACTATACAGCCCCTTTTGATGCTACAGTAGTCGAACGGATAGAGGCTGAAGATGGGGTGATTTTAGGCAAACTCAATATGGATGAGTTTGCCATGGGATCTACAACGCAGTATTCTGCTTTTCATCCTACGAAAAATCCCTGGGATTTATCCTGTGTGCCAGGAGGATCTTCAGGGGGATCTTCCGCAGCAGTTTCTGCAAGATTTTGTCCTATAGCGTTAGGTTCTGATACGGGTGGGTCTATACGTCAGCCAGCGGCATTTTGTGGAGTTGTTGGATTTAAGCCTTCCTATGGAGCGGTGTCCCGTTATGGTTTAGTCGCTTTTGGGTCTTCATTAGATCAGATAGGCCCTTTAACAACAGTTGTTGAAGATGTCGCCCTAGCTATGGACGTATTGGCAGGTAAGGATAACAGGGATGCAACTTCTCAGAAGTTTTTTACAGGGTCTTTCCAAGAGGCGTTGTCTTTAGAAGTTCCGAGTTTGATCGGCGTGCCTATGGGATTTTTAGATGGTTTACGTGATGATGTTAAAGAGAATTTCTTTGCATCTTTAAGTGTTTTAGAGGGTCAGGGTAGCCGCATTGTTGAAGTTGATCTTAACATCTTAGATCACGCTGTGTCTGTTTACTACATTGTAGCTTCTGCAGAAGCTGCAACAAATCTTGCAAGATTTGATGGTATTCGTTACGGCTATCGTGCTCCAGAAGCTCATAGTATAGAAGATATTTATACGATTTCTCGCGTGCAAGGTTTCGGTAAGGAAGTCATGCGTAGGATTCTTTTAGGTAACTATGTGTTATCAGCTGAGCGTCAAAGTGTCTATTATAAGAAAGGATCGGCGATTCGAGTAAAAATCATTCAAGCTTTTCAAAAAGCTTATGAAAAATGTGATGTTATTGCGATGCCAGTATGCTCATGCCCAGCATTCGCCGATGGCGAAATTCTTGATCCTACCTCTTTATATCTCCAGGATATCTATACCGTTGCTATGAACTTAGCCTACCTCCCTGCTATCGCAGTTCCTTCAGGGTTTTCTCGAGAAGGGTTGCCTCTAGGATTTCAGGTGATTGGGCAAAAGGGTAAGGATCAGCAGGTGTGCCAGGTAGGCTATAGCTTCCAAGAACATTCAGGAATTAAAAATTTATACCCTAAAGGATGTAACAAACTTTTTGATGGAGAGGTGAAATAA
- a CDS encoding DUF378 domain-containing protein, producing the protein MLGKLVRGLSSLIVVLCALNVGIIGLTHHKVNLIARLCGGASATATQITYIIIGIAGIISLISFCGCCSKKHQNGDCCSKGHSSHHCDPKN; encoded by the coding sequence ATGCTAGGCAAACTCGTTCGGGGACTATCCTCTCTTATTGTTGTTCTTTGTGCATTGAACGTAGGAATTATAGGATTAACTCATCATAAAGTAAACCTTATTGCTCGACTATGCGGAGGCGCAAGTGCAACAGCAACACAAATCACTTACATTATTATTGGAATCGCTGGGATTATTTCTTTAATAAGTTTTTGTGGTTGTTGTTCTAAGAAACACCAAAATGGGGATTGTTGTTCTAAAGGACATTCATCTCATCATTGCGATCCCAAAAATTAA